One region of Palaemon carinicauda isolate YSFRI2023 chromosome 40, ASM3689809v2, whole genome shotgun sequence genomic DNA includes:
- the LOC137631787 gene encoding uncharacterized protein isoform X1 codes for MDISHQIPLSFAAFWFLFTSLFAAVTPNMEKSRDCAIRQRLEAERAYLSSFSFDAFFLLSAMHVQVTNGNRCIRIYVTENATAILTNDFKYEEKLLPRRISGWTSFILSVTDTVHLVTQDGIDITGLLEKENLRIDPSQDFKADISNVPLMSGCIEGGPTVSVNPVGELNLLTMLPMHQHNFTILGSQFFNLSMFINDHKITSLCGKGSADFTLEFHATNKQEHRIIIPGTQPLSFNMTPKSSDGSKWITVSFHTTGQALHVAYNLPWKERLTSLQKPGFVKLCSFDDNDNGKLTTDGEMVPTTAADEQPVTTTLAQVSTISIDHEPSSSTLEYFGRFELAVLVLILIILLIIVLIVVALVFLKSRRKTDVLKGEFPFQQSTPASPSFQLARNWNHFPRYDPNPLKIPALFGKEPSNTAMEATFAKSYNQEFDEQMHEENIYEEIIAFGQITLTSSSASYCNYPVTDIIEEDKDGYVNMTKYKRDRECTV; via the exons ATGGATATTTCACACCAAATTCCACTATCGTTTGCTGCTTTCTGGTTCCTTTTCACGTCTTTATTTGCAGCAGTCACTCCAAATATGGAAAAATCTCGAG ATTGTGCCATCCGTCAGAGGCTGGAAGCAGAGAGAGCATATCTCAGCTCCTTCTCTTTTGACGCATTTTTCCTCTTGTCGGCGATGCACGTACAAGTGACGAACGGGAACAGATGCATCCGAATATATGTGACAGAAAACGCCACCGCCATTCTTACTAATGACTTTAAATACGAAGAGAAACTTCTCCCCAGACGTATTTCTGGGTGGACAAGTTTCATTTTAAGTGTCACAGATACCGTCCACCTGGTTACACAAGATGGCATCGATATCACGGGACTCCTGGAGAAAGAAAACCTAAGAATCGATCCCTCACAGGACTTCAAGGCGGACATTTCTAATGTTCCTCTGATGAGTGGTTGCATAGAAG GTGGCCCTACAGTGTCTGTAAATCCTGTTGGGGAATTGAATCTCCTAACTATGTTACCAATGCATCAGCATAATTTCACAATACTTGGATCTCAGTTCTTCAACTTATCAATGTTCATCAACGATCATAAAATCACATCTTTATGTGGCAAAGGAAGTGCAGATTTTACCCTGGAATTTCATGCAACTAATAAACAG GAACATCGAATCATCATACCAGGTACTCAACCATTATCTTTCAATATGACACCTAAATCATCAGATGGATCTAAGTGGATTACCGTATCTTTCCATACTACGGGACAAGCCTTACATGTGGCCTACAATCTGCCTTGGAAAGAGAGATTGACATCATTACAGAAACCAGGATTTGTGAAATTGTGCTCATTTGATG ACAATGACAATGGAAAATTGACAACGGATGGAGAGATGGTTCCAACTACAGCAGCTGATGAACAGCCTGTGACTACAACTCTAGCACAAGTATCGACCATAAGTATTGACCACGAACCTTCCTCATCCACTCTAG agtaTTTTGGCCGTTTTGAACTCGCAGTTCTTGTGTTGATTCTGATCATCCTTTTGATTATAGTTCTTATTGTTGTTGCCTTAGTTTTCTTGAAG AGTAGACGCAAAACTGATGTTTTGAAAGGAGAGTTCCCGTTTCAACAGTCAACACCAGCCTCTCCAAGTTTCCAACTTGCAAGAAATTGGAACCATTTTCCTAGATACGATCCAAATCCTTTGAAGATACCAGCATTATTTGGAAAGGAACCCTCCAACACCGCAATGGAAGCAACGTTTGCCAAAAGCTACAACCAGGAGTTTGATGAACAGATGCACGAGGAGAATATTTACGAAGAAATAATCGCCTTCGGTCAAATAACACTCACTTCGTCCAGTGCCTCTTATTGCAATTATCCTGTGACCGATATCATTGAGGAGGACAAAGATGGCTACGTCAATATGACAAAGTACAAACGGGACAGGGAATGCACCGTTTAA
- the LOC137631787 gene encoding uncharacterized protein isoform X2, whose amino-acid sequence MDISHQIPLSFAAFWFLFTSLFAAVTPNMEKSRDCAIRQRLEAERAYLSSFSFDAFFLLSAMHVQVTNGNRCIRIYVTENATAILTNDFKYEEKLLPRRISGWTSFILSVTDTVHLVTQDGIDITGLLEKENLRIDPSQDFKADISNVPLMSGCIEGGPTVSVNPVGELNLLTMLPMHQHNFTILGSQFFNLSMFINDHKITSLCGKGSADFTLEFHATNKQEHRIIIPGTQPLSFNMTPKSSDGSKWITVSFHTTGQALHVAYNLPWKERLTSLQKPGFVKLCSFDEYFGRFELAVLVLILIILLIIVLIVVALVFLKSRRKTDVLKGEFPFQQSTPASPSFQLARNWNHFPRYDPNPLKIPALFGKEPSNTAMEATFAKSYNQEFDEQMHEENIYEEIIAFGQITLTSSSASYCNYPVTDIIEEDKDGYVNMTKYKRDRECTV is encoded by the exons ATGGATATTTCACACCAAATTCCACTATCGTTTGCTGCTTTCTGGTTCCTTTTCACGTCTTTATTTGCAGCAGTCACTCCAAATATGGAAAAATCTCGAG ATTGTGCCATCCGTCAGAGGCTGGAAGCAGAGAGAGCATATCTCAGCTCCTTCTCTTTTGACGCATTTTTCCTCTTGTCGGCGATGCACGTACAAGTGACGAACGGGAACAGATGCATCCGAATATATGTGACAGAAAACGCCACCGCCATTCTTACTAATGACTTTAAATACGAAGAGAAACTTCTCCCCAGACGTATTTCTGGGTGGACAAGTTTCATTTTAAGTGTCACAGATACCGTCCACCTGGTTACACAAGATGGCATCGATATCACGGGACTCCTGGAGAAAGAAAACCTAAGAATCGATCCCTCACAGGACTTCAAGGCGGACATTTCTAATGTTCCTCTGATGAGTGGTTGCATAGAAG GTGGCCCTACAGTGTCTGTAAATCCTGTTGGGGAATTGAATCTCCTAACTATGTTACCAATGCATCAGCATAATTTCACAATACTTGGATCTCAGTTCTTCAACTTATCAATGTTCATCAACGATCATAAAATCACATCTTTATGTGGCAAAGGAAGTGCAGATTTTACCCTGGAATTTCATGCAACTAATAAACAG GAACATCGAATCATCATACCAGGTACTCAACCATTATCTTTCAATATGACACCTAAATCATCAGATGGATCTAAGTGGATTACCGTATCTTTCCATACTACGGGACAAGCCTTACATGTGGCCTACAATCTGCCTTGGAAAGAGAGATTGACATCATTACAGAAACCAGGATTTGTGAAATTGTGCTCATTTGATG agtaTTTTGGCCGTTTTGAACTCGCAGTTCTTGTGTTGATTCTGATCATCCTTTTGATTATAGTTCTTATTGTTGTTGCCTTAGTTTTCTTGAAG AGTAGACGCAAAACTGATGTTTTGAAAGGAGAGTTCCCGTTTCAACAGTCAACACCAGCCTCTCCAAGTTTCCAACTTGCAAGAAATTGGAACCATTTTCCTAGATACGATCCAAATCCTTTGAAGATACCAGCATTATTTGGAAAGGAACCCTCCAACACCGCAATGGAAGCAACGTTTGCCAAAAGCTACAACCAGGAGTTTGATGAACAGATGCACGAGGAGAATATTTACGAAGAAATAATCGCCTTCGGTCAAATAACACTCACTTCGTCCAGTGCCTCTTATTGCAATTATCCTGTGACCGATATCATTGAGGAGGACAAAGATGGCTACGTCAATATGACAAAGTACAAACGGGACAGGGAATGCACCGTTTAA
- the LOC137631787 gene encoding uncharacterized protein isoform X3, giving the protein MHVQVTNGNRCIRIYVTENATAILTNDFKYEEKLLPRRISGWTSFILSVTDTVHLVTQDGIDITGLLEKENLRIDPSQDFKADISNVPLMSGCIEGGPTVSVNPVGELNLLTMLPMHQHNFTILGSQFFNLSMFINDHKITSLCGKGSADFTLEFHATNKQEHRIIIPGTQPLSFNMTPKSSDGSKWITVSFHTTGQALHVAYNLPWKERLTSLQKPGFVKLCSFDDNDNGKLTTDGEMVPTTAADEQPVTTTLAQVSTISIDHEPSSSTLEYFGRFELAVLVLILIILLIIVLIVVALVFLKSRRKTDVLKGEFPFQQSTPASPSFQLARNWNHFPRYDPNPLKIPALFGKEPSNTAMEATFAKSYNQEFDEQMHEENIYEEIIAFGQITLTSSSASYCNYPVTDIIEEDKDGYVNMTKYKRDRECTV; this is encoded by the exons ATGCACGTACAAGTGACGAACGGGAACAGATGCATCCGAATATATGTGACAGAAAACGCCACCGCCATTCTTACTAATGACTTTAAATACGAAGAGAAACTTCTCCCCAGACGTATTTCTGGGTGGACAAGTTTCATTTTAAGTGTCACAGATACCGTCCACCTGGTTACACAAGATGGCATCGATATCACGGGACTCCTGGAGAAAGAAAACCTAAGAATCGATCCCTCACAGGACTTCAAGGCGGACATTTCTAATGTTCCTCTGATGAGTGGTTGCATAGAAG GTGGCCCTACAGTGTCTGTAAATCCTGTTGGGGAATTGAATCTCCTAACTATGTTACCAATGCATCAGCATAATTTCACAATACTTGGATCTCAGTTCTTCAACTTATCAATGTTCATCAACGATCATAAAATCACATCTTTATGTGGCAAAGGAAGTGCAGATTTTACCCTGGAATTTCATGCAACTAATAAACAG GAACATCGAATCATCATACCAGGTACTCAACCATTATCTTTCAATATGACACCTAAATCATCAGATGGATCTAAGTGGATTACCGTATCTTTCCATACTACGGGACAAGCCTTACATGTGGCCTACAATCTGCCTTGGAAAGAGAGATTGACATCATTACAGAAACCAGGATTTGTGAAATTGTGCTCATTTGATG ACAATGACAATGGAAAATTGACAACGGATGGAGAGATGGTTCCAACTACAGCAGCTGATGAACAGCCTGTGACTACAACTCTAGCACAAGTATCGACCATAAGTATTGACCACGAACCTTCCTCATCCACTCTAG agtaTTTTGGCCGTTTTGAACTCGCAGTTCTTGTGTTGATTCTGATCATCCTTTTGATTATAGTTCTTATTGTTGTTGCCTTAGTTTTCTTGAAG AGTAGACGCAAAACTGATGTTTTGAAAGGAGAGTTCCCGTTTCAACAGTCAACACCAGCCTCTCCAAGTTTCCAACTTGCAAGAAATTGGAACCATTTTCCTAGATACGATCCAAATCCTTTGAAGATACCAGCATTATTTGGAAAGGAACCCTCCAACACCGCAATGGAAGCAACGTTTGCCAAAAGCTACAACCAGGAGTTTGATGAACAGATGCACGAGGAGAATATTTACGAAGAAATAATCGCCTTCGGTCAAATAACACTCACTTCGTCCAGTGCCTCTTATTGCAATTATCCTGTGACCGATATCATTGAGGAGGACAAAGATGGCTACGTCAATATGACAAAGTACAAACGGGACAGGGAATGCACCGTTTAA